The DNA region CAACATCGCGCTGGCGGGTCTGTCGATACTACTGTTCGTCTACATGGGCCGCAACGTGTCGACCCCACGTGCCCGGTTCATCTGGGCAGCCACGCTGCTGATACCGCTGGTGTCGATATCGAGTTACCTCGGCCTGGCCTCCGGCCTGACCGCGGGGTACATCCAGATGCCGGCCGGCCACCCGCTGGCCGGCGAGGAGGTGCTCAGCCAGTGGGGTCGCTATCTCACCTGGACCCTCTCGACGCCGATGATACTGCTCGCCCTCGGCCTCCTCGCGGACGTCGACCGCGGGAGCCTCTTCACCGTCATCGCCGCCGACATCGCGATGTGTGTGACCGGACTCGCGGCGGCGCTGGTCACGTCCTCGCTGCTGTTCCGGTGGCTGTTCTACGTGGTGAGCTGTGCGTTCTTCCTCGTCGTCCTCTACGGGCTGGTCGTCGAGTGGCCGAAGTCGGCCGCCAGGGCAGGCACCAGTGACATCTTCGGCACGCTCAGAGCCCTGACCATCGTGCTGTGGCTCGGCTACCCGATCGTCTGGGCCGTGGGCGTCGAGGGCCTCGCGCTCGTCCAGTCGGTGGGCCTCACCTCGTGGGGGTACTCCGGCCTCGACATCGTCGCGAAGTACGTCTTCGCGTTCCTGCTCCTGCGGTGGGTCGCCGCCAACGAGGAGACCGTCGCCACGGCCGGGAGCGGGACGGCCACCGCGGCAGCACCGTCCGACGATTGACCGGGAGGCCACCGAGAGG from Haloarchaeobius amylolyticus includes:
- a CDS encoding bacteriorhodopsin, with amino-acid sequence MGLVPVTTTGLLLQTTQADVLSEIRNDALLSSSLWVNIALAGLSILLFVYMGRNVSTPRARFIWAATLLIPLVSISSYLGLASGLTAGYIQMPAGHPLAGEEVLSQWGRYLTWTLSTPMILLALGLLADVDRGSLFTVIAADIAMCVTGLAAALVTSSLLFRWLFYVVSCAFFLVVLYGLVVEWPKSAARAGTSDIFGTLRALTIVLWLGYPIVWAVGVEGLALVQSVGLTSWGYSGLDIVAKYVFAFLLLRWVAANEETVATAGSGTATAAAPSDD